The Methylocella silvestris BL2 DNA segment GCGCGGTTCGGAGCATTCGCTCCTTTACACTTTCTTTATAACGATGACCGAGGCCACGAATGGCTTGTATATGCCCATCGTGATAGCTGATCCCGACTAGCAAGGAAAATGGACGCCAGCGTCTGCGTACAAAGAACTGCCGGGCATTTTCTGTTCAGCGATGTCGAGCGGAAGCCGCGGACCGGAGGTCTGGTAACTGCCGCTCAGCTCAAGGGATCAATCGAATGAGTTGGAGCGATATCAAGAAATTGCTCAAGCGGATTGACGATCAGTTTTCGGACGCGGTTTACCTACACGGATGCTGTTTGACGGGACTGGAGACAACGCACTGTGAGCGTGGGAGCGAGCCGCGAGAGTCGCCCCGAGATTGTCCGCAAACAGACAGTATTCGAGGCCGACAATCGAATCGAAGCGATCGGCCTGCGTCGGCGTTTCGCGGAAATCCAGCGCATTTGGCTGGTTGACCAAGCGACGCCCTTTCATTGCAGTGATTTGCACCGGTCTATGACCTAATATTGAAGCTTTTTTTTGGACCGTATAACGCATGACCGTGTATGGTGTCCTTCTTATCGTCATTCTTCTCGTCGTCCTCGTCCTGACGATCCGGCCCCTAGGGGGCTACATGGCCTGGGTCTTTGCCGGCCGCCACACGTCAATTCATCCCCTAAAGTTTATTGAAGACAGCTTGTTTCGTCTGACCGGCGTCGATCCCGAGAGCGAGCAAAACTGGCTCAACTATGCCGCCGCGCTCATCATTTTCAATTTGGCCGGCATCCTTCTGCTCTTCGCCTTCCTGCTTCTCCAGGACGCATTGCCCCTCAATCCGCGGGGATTCGGGCCAATGGCTCCGGACCTTGCTTTCAACACTGCCGTCAGCTTCGTCACGAACACCAGCTGGCAAGCCTATGGCGGCGAGACGACGCTCAGCTACTTCAACCAGATGGGGGGCGTTGCGGTCCAATCCTTCCTTTCGGCCGCGACGGGCATGGCGGTCGCGATCGCGATGGCGCGCGGCTTCGCCCGCCATGGAGCGGAGACCGTCGGAAACGCCTGGGTCGACATCACGCGGGCCACGCTCTATGTGCTGTTGCCGCTCTCTGTGATCGGAGCGTTGTTTCTCGCCTCGCAAGGGGCGCCGCAAACCTTTGAGGGTACTGTCGCGGCCGCAACCCTCGATGGCGCAGTGCAGACCATCGCGCGCGGGCCCGTCGCGTCGCAGGAAGCGATCAAGCTCCTCGGCGGCGACGGCGGCGGTTTCTTCAACGTCAATTCGGCGCATCCGTTTGAGAACCCGACGGCGCTCACGAATTTCTTTGAAATGCTGCTGATCTTTCTCATCGGCGCCGCCCTGACCAATACATTCGGCCGCATGGTTGGCGATGAGCGGCAAGGCTGGAGTTTATTCGGCGCGATGTTGATCCTGTTCGCTGTGGGTCTTTTCGTCGTTTATTTCTCCGAAGCCTCAGGCAATCCGCATTTCGCCGCGCTTGGCGTCGATCAGACGGCAGGTCCGCTCCAGGCCGGCGGAAACATGGAAGGCAAGGACGTTCGCTTCGGCATCGCTGGATCGGCGCTCTTTGCTAATGTCACCACGACCTCGGCCGACGGCGCCGTCAACGCAATGCATGACAGCTTCACGCCCCTCGGCGGCGGCATGGTCCTGGCCAATATGATGATGGATGAGGTAATCGTCGGGGCTCCCGGCTCCGGCCTTTTCGGGATGCTGCTCTATGTCCTGGTTGCCGTCTTCGTCGCGGGGTTGATGGTCGGCCGCACGCCCGAATATCTCGGCAAGAAGATCGAATCCGCCGAAGTGAAGATGGCTGTGCTGGCGCTGCTCGTTGTTCCGGCGACGATACTCATCCCGACGGCGCTCGCGGCTGTGCTCCCCACAGCGCTCGCCGCGCTGTCCAATGCCGGGCCGCATGGCTTTTCGGAATTGCTCTATGCCTATACGTCCGCCGCCGCGACCAACGGAAGCGCTTTCGCCGGCCTCGGCGCCAATACGCCTTTCTTCAATCTGACATTGGCGGCGGCGATGCTGAGCGGACGGTTCCTCGTCATCCTTCCAGTCCTCGCCATCGCAGGTTCGCTCGCCGCCAAGGCGAAGGTCCCTGTGTCGGCCGGAACCTTGCCCACCGACGGGACGCAATTCATCTTTCTGATCGTTGGCGCTGTTGTTATTTTTGGAATGCTAACCTTCTTTCCAGCTCTTGCGCTGGGCCCGCTCGCGGAGCATTTCGCCGGGCCACAGCTGTATTGATTGCCGGCGCTGCCGAAGCGTTTGTGGTCGCCCCCCCCGATATTCAATTTTCCCTTTATCTCATTTTATAACAGGAAGGCCGCTTCCATCTCGATTTTTTATGCCGGTATGAGCACCTTCGTGGCGCAGCGCCCAATCCAAGTCGACGGGTTCGAGGCGTTGCCACAAGCAACAGGGATCTGAAAGGAAAGCAACATGGCGCAGAGCGAGACGAAGGACTCTCTTGATTTTTGCGAGCCTCCTTCGTGGCCTTCGTCGCGATCATCTCTCTTCTTCCTTGGCCAGGATCACGCCGGCAACTGGGTCGTGCGGGACCAAATGGGGCTATGCGGCGGTCTTTTCGTCAACCGCTCCGAAGCGCTCCGGTTCGCGATGCTGGAGAACGGGCGTCGACCGCGCGCGGTCGTCATGGTCCCCGGCGCCCTCGAGTTCAGCATTGGCGCGCTTGGCAAAGCGGTCGCCAATGATTTTGTCGACTTTACAGGTGACGCCAGCCGAACGCGCGGCTGACGACCAGGCGGCGCCAGCATCCACGGCGCGGCCTCTTTCACGAGCGGCCGCGCCGCACTGGCAAACGAAGCACTCGCCAGATGCTGATCGCCTATCGTCCGAAGGCCTTACTCAAACCGACAAGAAGCGGCGCCGATTTTTTCGAACTCGACTGTTAGGCGCTGGCCGGGAAGAACCTGAAGAATTGGCGCACAGGAACCGGTCGCCACGATATCGCCGGCGTTGATTTGCGCTCCTTGAAGGGACAACTTCCGAGCCAACCAAACGACGGCTTCGAGCGGATGCCCAAGGATCGCGGCGGCGCTCGCGCGCAGAACGATCTTATCGTCGATCCGCGCAGTCATTACGCGCAGATCCAGACTCTGAACGTCCGGGCGCTCTGCGATGGGGCCACAGATCGTCGCAACATGCAGCCCAAAATCGGCGATAGAGGCCAAATCTATTCTCGGACCCGGCTTCGCCCTTCGGCCGAGGAGACCGATCGTCGGCCGGCAGGCGACGATCGCTTCCGCTGCGGAGGCGCGATCGATGCTCTCCCCGAAACCGGGGAATGGCCTGCCCATTGTGAAAGTCAACTCGCACTGCGCGCCTATGATGCCCTGAGGCAGGCGGATCAGGCATTCATCTGCAAAATGCGCGCTGTTGGGCATTACGGTATAGATGGGCTCATGAAGCCCTAGCGTATGACGGCAAACCTCGCTTGTGGCGATCAACGCGTAGCCGATGAAACCATCGACATAGGCTTCCAGCGCTGCTGCTTGCACGGCGCCCGCTTCGGCCTTGGACTGAAGCTCGGCCAGACCGAGATCGGAAAACATTCCCGCTTTCCTGTTAGCAGCCAATTTCTCGCCGAGCTTGTCGAGATCATTTTCTTGCATTTGCGCACTCCACATCAGCGAAGGGAGCAACTCATCTACCGTCATGTCAAATTAAAATGCTATAAAAGGAAATTCATGTAGATACACGTCATCAAGCATAACAATTCCATTCCGGGGTTATGCGCGCCAGCGACGCGCGATCCGAGGCGCTAGATCGAATGAAAAACCTCGGCCCGCGATTTGCCATCGATGACTGTTGGTCCGGCTGGACGAGCTTTTCAAACTAGATTGCCGTCGCTCTTGTCCCTTTTCGCGATGATTTTCATCTCCGCATCCGGCGTCGGTGGACCCCGCCACTGTCTTTTTTCGACCGGCCATAAGCGCTGGATCATGCCGTACAAGAATGCCGTCGTGAGGCCAAAAAGGATCATTCCATTGAGGGCTTCAAGAGCGCCCATGAGCTGCCAATGGTCAGCAAGGAAAATATTGGCGTGGCCGTAGGTGGTCATCGCGCTTAGCGAATAAAGCATCGCGCCTCGTCCATCGGGAAGGGCGCCAAGCAGGCGGTAAGCGATGGCCCAGATGCACGCTTCAAATCCATGCAAAACAGTCGCCGCAAGCGTGGTGGCGCCCATCACGAGCGCGAACGCAAAAAGGAAGTGGCGGCGATCCCTGGTCCCCAACCTGTCCAGGATTTTTGCATTGATGTAGCCAAGGCCGATGACGTGGAAAATGACAGTTACGACGATCAATGGCATGCTCCAGGCCCAATCACCGTTCCACGCCAAAGCGGTTTCACCGTTCATTATTCATTTCCTCTCCCGCTTCGGCCTCGGCGCGCCCTCACCAAGTCGAGATAGCGCGCAATTCCGCGCGACTCACCGGACTTTGTCCGCCCGGACGGCCCGCACCAACGCGGCGGAGGAAAGCAGGACCGCGGCGGCGGCGATTGCGCCGCAAACGAGCCCGGCCGGCGTCAAGCGCGCCGACGCTTTCATCGCAAAGCTGCGGCCCCATTGAACCTCAACGACGGCTTTCATTTCCTCAGGATGCGTCGCGGCCTCGGCCGGCGGCTCATCGAGGAACGCAGCGCGGCCGTCTTTGATCGTCGGCCGACGCGTTTCGAAAGTGAGGCTCATGACTTGTCCTTCCTTGCTTTGGCGCCTCGGTCTTCGTCATTTTCCTCGGCGATGCCCTCGACGCCAGCGGCTTCGAAGCGGCGCGGATCGTCTTTGCCCATTTCAGGCTTCAAGTCGATCTCTCATAGCAAATACAGACAGCCTCAACGTCGTCGCCTCAGCAGGGCCGTTGCAAGCCCAAGCCTCGGGCGATCCGGCGATTCCTGAAGTCTGAATTCCGTCCCGACCTGGCCCCCCGGCCGTCCTACCACTCTGGTTTTTGCGGCAGACCGTCCGTGATCTCGTAGAAATCGGCTTTCGACGCCACGAAGATATGCTCGGCCAAGCGCAATCCTGTCGGCTGCTCAAGCGTGCCGGCCGTTACGTAAGTCTCTTCGCCCGGCTCCATTTTCCAGAAAACATTACCCCCGCAGCGCGCGCAGAAGCCACGTCGAACGAGTTCGGACGATTGAAACCACGTCAGCGTTTCCGCTGCGATTAGATCGAGATCGGCAGATCGGCAACTCGCCATCGCCGCATAATTGCCGCTTGTTTTCGCGCATTGCGAACAGTGGCATGCGATCGGCTGCGAGAGCGCGGCTCGGATTTCGTAACGCACACCCCCGCAGAGACATCCGCCGTGAATTGCCATTGGTCTTCTCGGCTTTCTTCCAGGAGTCCGTTTAGCGGCTGCTGCCGAGATCAGGTTTCTTCATGTCAAAAGTCGGGCAATCCCGAATTTCAAAACGGTCTCCAAGAGGCCACAGAGTGCGAGAGGCGCTAAACTTTTGGGGACACAAGCGACCGGATTTGGCTCTTCATCAGCGACGACGCCGTTCCAGGCGATAAATCCAGGCGCGCGGCTTTCGTAATGCGACCGCGGCAATCCGGCCATGCCCTGATCTTTCAATCGCCCTGCGAGCTCACGCCGGACCAGCCCGGCAGGCTCTTGGCCTTATCGCTCTTGGCCAGCAGCAGCGCTTCGGCGAGCGCCTTGTCGAAGTTCTTTTCGACCACGTCCTCGTCGATCCGTCGGCGCAGGAAGTCGGCCCACAGAAACTCGAAGAAAGGCTTGTCGCTCTTCGCGCAGCCGCCCTGCCTGATCAGCGCCCCGACCAAGCTGCGATAGGGGTCGTCGGCCAGATCGGCCATGCGCTTTGGAATGTCGTCAAGCTCGCGCCGGCGCCCATGTCGATCATAGGCGTGGCACCAGGCGCTGTTGTCGAGAAAGGTCCAAAACTCGCCCTTGGGCAGCGGCGAAAGGTCGGCGATGACATAGACGGCGACGCGGCCGGCGTCTTCTTCAAGAAGCCCCCGCGCCAAATGATGATGATCGACGATATAAGGCTCGTCCTTGGGACCGACGACAGCCGGTATGACGTGACGGCGCAGAATACGCGACCGCTCCTCCTTGTCGGCGTCGCGCCATTCGCGCCGCTTGAGCTCGACCTCGCGCAGTCCAACTGTCATCTGCGTCGGCCGGAGCGTCGAGACGTCGATTCCGAATTTCAGGCTGTCGGACATTTGACGACCTTTGATCTTGGAAGCCGCGGCGACGCGAATGCGGATGGTAGGCTCGCCGGCTTTGCGCGGCCAGCATTGGCGAAATATCGCGCCATCACGATTTCCTGATAGACTGCCCATTCGAGGGAAAGGTCGGGGCGGTCGTCTGTCGAGCTCGACAAATACGCGATGCGGTCGCAGGACGACCTTCGCCGCGGCGGCCAAGATCTGCGTCAACAGGACCCGCGATACGGCTATACTCAGGAAGTCTGCGTTTCAGGCCGGAGCCCGAAGCACGGGTATGCTCGAACGCTTCTGGCGGCGTCGCCCCCGATCAATCCGGGACGGGGGTCAGCCCCCTTTCGAAAGCCGCCGCAGATTTTCGGCGACGCGCTTCTGGTAAAAAGCGATGGCGCGCCCGGGAACTTGCCGAGCTTTGCCGGAGGCGATGCTCCATGCTGCATCGACGCTTGTGTCAAATGCGGCCTTCACCTTTTCGCTCACCATCCGCTTGCTTTCTCGTTTGGCGGCGGCGCCGCCAAACGAGACCTTCGCCATGCGCAACGCTATGACGGCGGGGGCGCTGACGCTCAATTTGATCGCATTCGTAGCCATTCTGGCCCAGCTGGCTTTTGCCTTTGACATGGATTCAACCTCGTTCGGGGCGTGAAGGCCCATTCGCATCACGTCCACTATGGCTCTTCAACGCATCGCACTCGATCAACCCTCTGATCCGATGCCTCGCGGTCTCGTTGCCGACTGACTCAAACTCGAATGCCCCGATCCTACCATACTCCCGGCAATTCGCCGCCCGCCGCCATTCGGCGATCGACCGACGCCTGCGCGTTCGTCTCGATCCAGGAATTGCGCCACAATCCGTGGGATGAGGAAGCTGGCCACGACAAGTGCGGCGCCCCAGTTGCAAGGGGCTTCCAAGATCATCGCCGGTAACTTGGCTTCGCATTCTTATGTAAGAGTGCGCCTCGCGCCCAAATGCCCGCGCTCGGGTCTTACCGCCTGATGCGGTTCGCGGATGGCATGACGGACCTAATCGGGAGGCTTCACTGCGCAACATTGATTTCAGTTCGTGGCAGAGCCTCCTTGCGACATTGATCGGCTTGGCGCTGTTCACGCTCCTTGGCGTCGGAATCCGTCTGTTGGCGATGGTCACGATCCAGCAACGGCGCGAGCGGATGAACCGCCAGATCAACGAGCGCCTGCGGACGCTGATAGCGGCCTATAAAACGCTCGGCGGCTCGTTCACCGGCACTCTGACCGTCGATCCGACGCATCTGCGCGATCTGCGCCACCGTGATAAGCCCTTCGCCGAGAACGAGACGATAATTGCCTTGGATCCGATCGCCGACAATGCCGCTGCACCGGACCGCACCCGGCGCATTCGCGATGCTGTCGAGGCAGCCCTCTCGGACATCATCCTGCTTGGGACCGAAGAGCATGTCCGCCTCGCCGGATCCGCCGCGCGGGAGTTGGTCGCCGGACGCCCTGTTCACACGCATGGACTCGTCATCTCGCTCCGCGATTTCATTCGCAAAGCGCTCGATCTTGATCCGATCCCGGCGGATGTTGCGATTCCGATGCAGGGGCCCACCCGGCCTGCCAGCGCTGGCGGGCGCGATAAGGGCGAACGTGGGAAAGATGAGTCCAGGCAAGGCGCAGGGGGCGGCGGCGCGGGCATGGGCGGCGGCATGGGCGCAGGCCTTGGCGCAGGCAGCGTCGACGAAGACCCATGGCCCTCGGATCATCGTCCATAAAGGCAACTTTCGGGAAACCAGCTTTCAAACCAAGTCTCTCTCGCTTTTCTCTCCCTTCGCCACGATCTGCAAGGCATGGGCAAAGGCCAGTGGAGCGCTAGCGTCTCAGTGGGCCGCGCGGACAGCGTCCTCAGCGCCCGATTTCTGCGAAGGCGGGAGGCGTTATAATGTTGCTGACGGCGTCCGGTTCGCGATGTGTTTGGCGGGAGTTGGGACTATGGCCGAGAAAGAAGCTGTCGAGGCAACCGTCACCGGCAACGACCAGCAGGTGGGGTTCCGCGCCATGGTCATGAAGCAGGCGATCGCCTACAATCTCGCGGGATCGGCGAGGAATGACGCAAACGAAATTGTCCACTTTACATTGCAAGGCGACAAACATCGGATCGATTCGGCGCTCGCGACCCTTCAAGAAGGGACCAAAAGATCGTCTGACATCAAGATCGCGACGACGTCCGCAGCAATCGACCCCGGTCTGAACGCGTTTACGATCGTGGATTGGACCTCGTCGAGCCGAAATATCACGAACACATATAATCTCGTCTTCGAGCTTAGGGCCGACGATACGGCGATTTCGCCAACAGACGCCAAAGCGGCATGGCATCAGATTCTCGAAAAAACCCTCAACGCCGACGATTTGAAGAAGCTGCAGCCTAACGACTGAATCGCTGCGCGTCGAACTGGCGGCATGAGGCGGCGCATTCCCCCGGCCATTGTTTCGGGGCGCGTCTGTGAAAGGCTGCGGCTAGGAGCCGCCCGACGGGAAACCGGCGTCGCTTCGTCGAGCAGGAGGCGGACATGCATAAATTGGCGATATTCGCAGGATTGGCCGCGCTGGCCGGCGTCCTGGGAGCCGAGGCGGCGCAGGCCCACCCCTCGCGCATCATCCTGCTCAGGCACGGGGAAAAGAAAAACAGCTCCGAGCTTTGCGATGTCGGGAAACTGCGCGCTCAGGCGCTCTCGGATCAGTACCTTGGCAAGGGCGCGCCCGGGAACGAGATCATCTTCGGCAAGGGCGGGACGCCAGACGCTTTCCTTGCTGTCACCATGCATACGCAGGAGACGGCGGCGCCCTCAGCCAAAAGCTGGGGGGAGCAGGTCACTCCTTTTTCGGTCCCTCCCAAGGATCCCAACGAGGACGCCGACCTCGACGCGCAAACGCAGAAGGCGGCGGCCGCGCTCAACTCGCCCGCTTACGACGGCAAGATTGTCGTCGTCGTGTGGGAACACAAGCGTATCGCCAACAAGGACCTGAACAAGGACGGGAATACGCTCTGGACGCTTCTCAGCCTCGGCGACATTGGCAATGCCGATGCGCCCAAGAGCTGGAAGGGCGCGAACTACGACTTTTTCTGGATCATTGACTACACAACATCCAAGCCGACGTTCACGGTGGTCCAGCAGGAATACGCTGGCCCTGATGGCGCCAAGATTCCCGACAATCCATGGGGCGAGGACGTGGACCGGAGCAAGTTTCCAGAGTTCTATCAGGATTGCAAGCAATAGCTTGAGGAGGCGTTCAGCCGTGGCTATGACGCCTC contains these protein-coding regions:
- the kdpA gene encoding potassium-transporting ATPase subunit KdpA; protein product: MTVYGVLLIVILLVVLVLTIRPLGGYMAWVFAGRHTSIHPLKFIEDSLFRLTGVDPESEQNWLNYAAALIIFNLAGILLLFAFLLLQDALPLNPRGFGPMAPDLAFNTAVSFVTNTSWQAYGGETTLSYFNQMGGVAVQSFLSAATGMAVAIAMARGFARHGAETVGNAWVDITRATLYVLLPLSVIGALFLASQGAPQTFEGTVAAATLDGAVQTIARGPVASQEAIKLLGGDGGGFFNVNSAHPFENPTALTNFFEMLLIFLIGAALTNTFGRMVGDERQGWSLFGAMLILFAVGLFVVYFSEASGNPHFAALGVDQTAGPLQAGGNMEGKDVRFGIAGSALFANVTTTSADGAVNAMHDSFTPLGGGMVLANMMMDEVIVGAPGSGLFGMLLYVLVAVFVAGLMVGRTPEYLGKKIESAEVKMAVLALLVVPATILIPTALAAVLPTALAALSNAGPHGFSELLYAYTSAAATNGSAFAGLGANTPFFNLTLAAAMLSGRFLVILPVLAIAGSLAAKAKVPVSAGTLPTDGTQFIFLIVGAVVIFGMLTFFPALALGPLAEHFAGPQLY
- a CDS encoding 2-keto-4-pentenoate hydratase: MQENDLDKLGEKLAANRKAGMFSDLGLAELQSKAEAGAVQAAALEAYVDGFIGYALIATSEVCRHTLGLHEPIYTVMPNSAHFADECLIRLPQGIIGAQCELTFTMGRPFPGFGESIDRASAAEAIVACRPTIGLLGRRAKPGPRIDLASIADFGLHVATICGPIAERPDVQSLDLRVMTARIDDKIVLRASAAAILGHPLEAVVWLARKLSLQGAQINAGDIVATGSCAPILQVLPGQRLTVEFEKIGAASCRFE
- a CDS encoding GFA family protein; this translates as MAIHGGCLCGGVRYEIRAALSQPIACHCSQCAKTSGNYAAMASCRSADLDLIAAETLTWFQSSELVRRGFCARCGGNVFWKMEPGEETYVTAGTLEQPTGLRLAEHIFVASKADFYEITDGLPQKPEW
- a CDS encoding ParB-like protein; amino-acid sequence: MSDSLKFGIDVSTLRPTQMTVGLREVELKRREWRDADKEERSRILRRHVIPAVVGPKDEPYIVDHHHLARGLLEEDAGRVAVYVIADLSPLPKGEFWTFLDNSAWCHAYDRHGRRRELDDIPKRMADLADDPYRSLVGALIRQGGCAKSDKPFFEFLWADFLRRRIDEDVVEKNFDKALAEALLLAKSDKAKSLPGWSGVSSQGD
- a CDS encoding acylphosphatase, yielding MAQAASTKTHGPRIIVHKGNFRETSFQTKSLSLFSPFATICKAWAKASGALASQWAARTASSAPDFCEGGRRYNVADGVRFAMCLAGVGTMAEKEAVEATVTGNDQQVGFRAMVMKQAIAYNLAGSARNDANEIVHFTLQGDKHRIDSALATLQEGTKRSSDIKIATTSAAIDPGLNAFTIVDWTSSSRNITNTYNLVFELRADDTAISPTDAKAAWHQILEKTLNADDLKKLQPND
- a CDS encoding histidine phosphatase family protein — translated: MAALAGVLGAEAAQAHPSRIILLRHGEKKNSSELCDVGKLRAQALSDQYLGKGAPGNEIIFGKGGTPDAFLAVTMHTQETAAPSAKSWGEQVTPFSVPPKDPNEDADLDAQTQKAAAALNSPAYDGKIVVVVWEHKRIANKDLNKDGNTLWTLLSLGDIGNADAPKSWKGANYDFFWIIDYTTSKPTFTVVQQEYAGPDGAKIPDNPWGEDVDRSKFPEFYQDCKQ